From a single Rosa rugosa chromosome 7, drRosRugo1.1, whole genome shotgun sequence genomic region:
- the LOC133722303 gene encoding long chain acyl-CoA synthetase 1 codes for MKMFSAQVEEGRKGENGKPSVGPVYRNLLSKNDFPPPHPEIRTAWDVFSQSAQQFPGNRMLGWRKIVDGKIGPYVWKTYNEVYEEVLLVGSALRASGVKPGSPIGIYGSNCPQWIMAMEACNAHSLICVPLYDTLGPGAVNFIIDHAEVDVVFVQDKKVKELLSPDCTSTQRLKVMVCFTSLTDEEKDKAVQIGIKPYSWSEFTEMGKQNPSDIFPPQPETICAIMYTSGTSGDPKGVVLTHENTAYGVRGIDLFMEQFEDKMTVDDVYLSFLPLAHIMDRIIEEYFFRTGASVGYYHGDLNALSDDMMELKPTLLAGVPRVFERIHEGIKQAVQQLNPRRQKIFDILYKYKLAWMNMGFKNKNASPIADLLAFRKIKNRLGGKIRLILSGGAPLSAEIEEFLRVTCCCFVVQGYGLTETVGPTTFGYPDEMCMIGAVGTVSVFNELRLEEVPDMGYDPLGDPPCGEICLRGKTVFAGYHESPELTREAIKDGWFHTGDIGQILPNGTIKIIDRKKNLIKLSQGEYVALEYLENVYGISSVIDEIWVYGNSFKSKLVAVVVPEEKSTKKWADLNGHTGSFSDLCFLDQLKNHILEELKLTAERNKLRGFEYIKGIIIEPHPFDMERDMVTATLKKKRNQLLKYYQVRLDELYQNLDAGRKY; via the exons ATGAAGATGTTCTCAGCTCAAGTTGAGGAAGGAAGGAAAGGAGAGAACGGGAAGCCTTCAGTTGGTCCAGTGTATCGGAATTTACTTTCAAAAAATGATTTTCCACCGCCTCATCCTGAAATAAGAACAGCTTGGGATGTCTTTAG TCAATCTGCTCAACAGTTTCCTGGAAATAGAATGCTTGGATGGCGTAAAATTGTGGATGGGAAG ATAGGACCTTATGTTTGGAAAACCTACAATGAGGTTTATGAAGAAGTTCTGCTTGTTGGTTCTGCATTACGAGCATCTGGTGTGAAACCT gGTTCCCCGATTGGAATTTATGGTTCAAATTGCCCTCAATGGATTATGGCAATGGAG GCTTGCAATGCCCATAGTTTGATCTGTGTGCCTCTCTACGATACCCTAG GGCCAGGAGCTGTAAACTTCATCATAGATCATGCAGAGGTTGATGTTGTTTTCGTCCAAGATAAGAAAGTGAAAGAA CTATTGAGTCCTGATTGTACATCTACCCAACGACTAAAAG TTATGGTTTGCTTCACTTCATTGACAGATGAAGAGAAGGATAAAGCAGTGCAGATTGGGATAAAACCGTACTCATGGAGTGAGTTCACCGAGATG GGAAAACAAAACCCGTCAGATATTTTTCCACCTCAGCCTGAAACTATCTGCGCAATTATGTACACAAGTGGTACTAGTGGAGATCCTAAAGGTGTTGTGCTAACACATGAAAACACCGCATATGGTGTGAGAGGGATTGACCTCTTTATGGAACAATTTGAAGATAAG ATGACAGTGGATGATGTGTATCTATCTTTCCTTCCCCTGGCTCATATTATGGATCGCATAATTGAGGAGTATTTTTTTCGCACTGGTGCTTCTGTTGGCTACTATCATGGA GATCTTAATGCATTGAGTGATGATATGATGGAGTTGAAGCCAACACTTCTTGCTGGAGTACCTCGTGTTTTCGAAAGAATACATGAAG GTATAAAGCAAGCAGTGCAACAGCTCAATCCCAGGAGGCAGAAGATTTTTGACATTCTCTACAAGTA CAAACTTGCTTGGATGAACATGGGGTTTAAGAATAAAAATGCCTCACCAATAGCTGATCTGTTGGCCTTCAGAAAG ATAAAGAATAGGCTTGGGGGTAAAATTCGACTTATATTATCTGGAGGTGCACCCTTAAGCGCTGAGATTGAAGAATTCTTGCGAGTTACTTGCTGCTGTTTCGTAGTCCAAGGATATG GTTTGACAGAAACTGTTGGGCCAACTACTTTTGGGTATCCTGATGAAATGTGCATGATTGGTGCTGTTGGTACTGTATCTGTTTTCAACGAGCTGCGCCTCGAAGAGGTTCCTGATATGGGCTACGATCCACTTGGAGATCCTCCTTGTGGTGAGATATGTTTGAGAGGCAAGACTGTTTTTGCTGGTTACCACGAAAGTCCTGAATTGACAAGGGAAGCAATCAAAGATGGCTGGTTCCACACAG GGGACATAGGGCAAATACTTCCAAATGGAACCATCAAGATCATTGATAGGAAAAAGAATCTGATTAAACTCTCACAAGGAGAGTATGTTGCACTTGAGTACTTGGAAAATGTTTATGGCATTTCTTCTGTTATTGATGAAATCTGGGTCTACGGAAATAGCTTCAAGTCAAAGCTTGTTGCAGTGGTGGTACCAGAAGAAAAAAGCACCAAAAAGTGGGCTGATTTAAATGGTCACACGGGTTCGTTTTCTGACCTTTGTTTTCTTGATCAGCTCAAGAACCATATTCTGGAAGAGCTCAAGCTAACAGCTGAGAGAAACAAG CTGAGAGGTTTTGAATATATCAAAGGAATCATTATAGAACCTCACCCCTTTGACATGGAAAGGGACATGGTGACTGCCactttgaagaagaaaagaaatcagTTGCTCAAGTATTACCAG GTTCGACTTGATGAACTCTACCAAAATCTGGATGCCGGACGGAAATACTAG